In Woeseia oceani, one DNA window encodes the following:
- a CDS encoding 1-acyl-sn-glycerol-3-phosphate acyltransferase has product MMQRLAKAVLRVSGWTLVGEIPATKKAVLIAAPHTSNWDGFWLIVCKIALGIRLRFFAKHTLFWWPLGAVLTRLGAIPVERGKQGANVDRLVALFAENDEFLLALAPEGTRKWRPYWRTGFLRIARAADVPIIMTFVDYEKKCAGIGPQLMSSRPTEEVMAEIRSFYAGCRAAKPANMGPIVFRDLDI; this is encoded by the coding sequence ATGATGCAACGCTTGGCGAAAGCCGTGCTGCGAGTTTCTGGCTGGACCCTGGTCGGCGAAATCCCGGCAACGAAGAAAGCCGTGCTGATTGCCGCGCCCCATACCTCGAACTGGGACGGCTTCTGGCTGATTGTTTGCAAGATCGCACTCGGCATCCGCTTGCGGTTTTTCGCCAAACACACGCTGTTCTGGTGGCCGCTGGGTGCAGTCCTCACCCGACTCGGCGCGATACCCGTCGAACGCGGCAAACAAGGTGCCAACGTCGACCGGCTGGTTGCGCTGTTTGCGGAGAACGACGAGTTCTTGCTGGCCTTGGCGCCCGAAGGCACCCGCAAGTGGCGACCTTACTGGCGAACAGGGTTCCTGCGTATTGCGCGCGCGGCCGACGTGCCCATCATCATGACATTTGTTGATTACGAGAAAAAATGCGCCGGCATCGGGCCGCAACTCATGTCCAGCCGGCCGACAGAAGAGGTCATGGCTGAGATTCGCTCGTTCTATGCTGGCTGCCGCGCAGCAAAACCGGCTAACATGGGCCCGATCGTCTTTCGTGACCTCGATATCTGA
- a CDS encoding SRPBCC domain-containing protein, with translation MNEPSSQATSPAMPEDTEANADQTFFRVTIRAPIHKVWAELTRTDAILPFFFNSVCDTSGLKEGAPVRMRSKDGKYTSVVGEVLEFEPPYRYAHTFRFTSLDDPPCVVRYRLKEVDGGTEFTLINENVAAGSKSEKYMTQGGTFITTNLKALVETGKPTMGGRIALFMMGLFAPFTPKRCRSEHWPL, from the coding sequence ATGAACGAGCCATCCAGCCAAGCCACTTCTCCGGCCATGCCGGAGGACACGGAAGCCAATGCTGACCAGACGTTCTTTCGCGTGACCATACGTGCGCCAATCCACAAGGTTTGGGCTGAACTGACCCGCACCGACGCCATCCTGCCGTTCTTCTTCAACTCGGTCTGCGATACATCGGGGCTGAAAGAAGGCGCGCCTGTACGAATGCGTTCTAAAGATGGCAAGTACACCTCGGTTGTCGGCGAAGTACTGGAGTTCGAACCACCCTACCGCTATGCACACACCTTCAGGTTCACGTCCCTTGATGACCCACCGTGTGTGGTTCGCTACCGCCTGAAGGAAGTCGATGGCGGCACCGAGTTCACGTTGATCAATGAAAACGTTGCGGCCGGCAGTAAGTCCGAGAAGTACATGACGCAAGGCGGCACGTTCATCACCACGAACCTCAAGGCACTGGTCGAAACCGGCAAACCCACGATGGGCGGGCGTATTGCGCTGTTCATGATGGGACTGTTCGCACCTTTCACGCCGAAGCGCTGCCGTAGCGAACACTGGCCACTGTAG
- a CDS encoding zinc-binding alcohol dehydrogenase family protein, whose protein sequence is MRAIGYTDAGPITQDNALVEFDMEVPVPGPNDLLVQVRGISVNPVDVKVRANVQPETDHRVLGFDAAGVVTQVGPATSRFKVGDEVFYAGDITRPGTNSAFHVVDERIVGRKPASLDFADAAAMPLTTITAWEMLFDSFGIREGAGKGDALLVIGGAGGVGSILIQLARKLTGLTVIATASRPETRSWVEKMGAHHVINHRKPLDEEIKALGIAPRYVASLTNTDQHFGAIVELIKPRGHIALIDDPQSLDILPLKLKALSISWEFMFTRSMFQTDDIDAQHKLLNRLAVLLDNGTLMATATTRAGALNVENLRRAHALQESGAAIGKTVLEGFG, encoded by the coding sequence ATGAGAGCTATTGGTTACACGGATGCCGGTCCGATTACGCAGGACAACGCACTGGTCGAGTTTGACATGGAAGTCCCGGTGCCGGGCCCAAACGATTTACTGGTTCAGGTGCGGGGTATTTCAGTCAACCCGGTTGACGTCAAAGTGCGAGCCAACGTGCAGCCGGAAACGGATCACAGGGTTCTCGGTTTCGACGCCGCTGGCGTCGTTACCCAAGTCGGCCCTGCGACGTCGCGTTTCAAGGTTGGTGACGAAGTTTTCTACGCGGGCGACATCACCCGGCCAGGTACGAACTCCGCCTTTCACGTTGTTGATGAGCGAATCGTCGGCCGGAAGCCGGCATCGCTGGATTTCGCCGATGCGGCAGCCATGCCGCTGACCACGATCACGGCGTGGGAAATGCTGTTCGACAGTTTCGGGATCAGAGAAGGTGCAGGCAAGGGCGACGCGCTGCTGGTTATCGGTGGAGCGGGCGGTGTTGGTTCCATCCTGATTCAGCTTGCCAGGAAACTCACCGGGCTGACGGTTATCGCAACCGCCTCACGGCCGGAGACTCGCTCATGGGTCGAAAAGATGGGGGCGCATCACGTCATCAACCACCGCAAGCCGCTCGATGAAGAGATCAAAGCGTTGGGCATTGCGCCGCGCTATGTCGCATCACTCACCAACACGGATCAGCATTTCGGCGCGATTGTTGAGTTGATCAAACCGCGTGGGCATATCGCATTGATTGATGATCCACAGTCTTTGGACATACTGCCGCTGAAGTTGAAGGCACTGAGCATCAGCTGGGAGTTCATGTTCACCCGCTCCATGTTCCAGACCGATGACATTGATGCTCAGCACAAACTGTTGAACAGACTGGCGGTGTTGCTGGACAACGGTACGTTGATGGCTACCGCAACAACGCGTGCTGGTGCCTTGAATGTTGAAAACCTGCGGCGCGCTCATGCGCTTCAGGAGAGCGGTGCCGCCATTGGAAAAACGGTACTCGAGGGATTCGGCTGA
- a CDS encoding peptidylprolyl isomerase: MQLVTRNTAVLCALCAFASAAHSDEVAWRGMGEVIAASSATDWRDIEPGNTLYVELNHGTVVLELAPQFAPRHIDNLRKLIAAGHFRDAAIVRSQDNYVVQWNADGPFGEAADKLKPEFYRDAEGLAFTSLESNDAYADEVGFVDGFPVGRDSADGRAWLAHCYGMLGAGRANDVDSGNAAELYVVTGHAPRHLDRNVTLMGRVIFGIEHLSSLPRGTGPLGFYEKESENVPIRSMRFGSDYDAAWQALRTDTETFKALVESRRYRNEEWFADPAGKIELCNVPLPVRRVETTRP, from the coding sequence ATGCAATTGGTTACACGTAACACCGCTGTTTTGTGCGCGCTTTGCGCGTTCGCATCGGCAGCACACAGTGACGAAGTGGCCTGGCGCGGTATGGGTGAGGTAATAGCCGCAAGCTCCGCCACTGACTGGCGGGATATTGAGCCGGGCAATACGCTTTACGTTGAGCTGAATCACGGCACTGTTGTGCTCGAACTTGCACCGCAGTTTGCGCCGCGGCACATCGACAACCTGCGCAAACTCATTGCCGCCGGGCATTTTCGGGATGCCGCGATCGTCCGTTCGCAGGACAACTATGTTGTGCAGTGGAATGCCGACGGACCGTTCGGCGAGGCGGCTGACAAGCTCAAACCCGAGTTTTACCGAGATGCCGAGGGGCTCGCTTTTACCTCACTCGAAAGCAATGACGCGTACGCGGACGAAGTGGGCTTTGTCGATGGCTTTCCGGTCGGTCGCGACAGTGCGGACGGGCGCGCCTGGCTGGCGCATTGCTACGGCATGTTGGGCGCAGGTCGGGCCAACGACGTTGACAGCGGCAATGCAGCGGAGCTTTACGTAGTGACCGGCCATGCACCACGCCACCTCGATCGCAACGTCACTCTGATGGGCCGGGTGATTTTCGGCATTGAGCACCTGTCATCATTGCCGCGTGGCACAGGGCCACTGGGTTTTTACGAGAAAGAGTCCGAGAACGTGCCGATACGCAGCATGCGTTTCGGTAGCGACTACGATGCCGCGTGGCAGGCATTGCGTACGGATACTGAAACGTTTAAGGCGCTCGTGGAATCCCGTCGGTATCGCAATGAAGAATGGTTTGCCGATCCGGCCGGGAAAATCGAACTTTGCAACGTGCCGCTACCCGTCCGCCGTGTCGAGACAACGCGGCCGTAG
- a CDS encoding putative quinol monooxygenase, producing the protein MPLLTVVANFQVPSDQTDHVKTELEKLLPISRREDGCIQYDLHENLNDDGHFLLYETWESRALWERHAKAPHISAFLKATKDVDVELTVHQMKHVD; encoded by the coding sequence ATGCCATTGCTTACCGTTGTCGCAAATTTTCAGGTTCCGTCAGATCAAACAGACCACGTCAAAACCGAACTCGAGAAGCTGTTACCCATTTCGCGGCGGGAGGATGGCTGCATTCAGTACGATCTGCATGAAAACCTGAACGATGACGGTCACTTCCTGCTCTACGAAACATGGGAGTCACGTGCGCTGTGGGAGCGTCATGCGAAAGCGCCGCATATCAGCGCGTTCTTGAAGGCCACGAAGGACGTGGATGTCGAGCTCACGGTCCATCAGATGAAACACGTGGACTGA
- a CDS encoding metal-dependent hydrolase family protein: MKRFLIAATGLALTIVNAQADTLIHAGRLIDGDSDRAMTEMTVRINGSSITGIDRGYTPAGSGDTVIDLRNHTVMPGLMDMHVHLTGEYSNDSRLRGFVTNEADYAFMSTTYAKRTLEAGFTTVRNVGDAFNVTIALKKAIQRGDVVGPNIFTAAKGLASTGGHGDPTNGWASHIMGDPGPHQGVVNSPADARKAVRQRYKDGADWIKITATGGVLSVAKSGQNPQFTDEELKEIVDTARDYGMRVAAHAHGTEGMRRAVVAGVASIEHGTYMDDEVRRLMKKNGTYFVPTIMAGAWVAEKAKIDGFFPELVRPKAAAIGPLMLDTFSKAYKAGVPIVFGTDTGVSPHGDNAQEFGLMVAGGMPAMEAIQSATSVAADFLGIGDTHGRLQNGKTADIVAVPGNPLDDISSMERVSFVMKNGVVHKQP, from the coding sequence ATGAAACGATTCCTGATAGCGGCTACCGGTCTGGCACTGACCATTGTCAACGCACAGGCCGACACCCTGATACACGCCGGACGCCTGATCGATGGCGATTCCGATCGCGCGATGACTGAAATGACCGTCCGCATCAACGGCAGTTCCATCACCGGCATCGATCGCGGCTACACCCCTGCCGGTAGCGGTGACACTGTGATCGACCTCAGGAACCACACCGTAATGCCGGGCCTCATGGATATGCATGTGCACCTGACCGGCGAATACAGCAACGACAGCCGCTTGCGTGGCTTTGTGACCAATGAAGCCGACTACGCGTTCATGTCCACGACGTACGCGAAACGAACCCTGGAAGCCGGGTTCACGACCGTCCGCAACGTGGGTGACGCCTTCAACGTGACTATCGCGCTGAAAAAGGCGATCCAGCGCGGCGATGTCGTCGGACCGAACATTTTCACGGCGGCCAAAGGCCTTGCCTCCACCGGTGGCCACGGCGACCCGACCAATGGCTGGGCCAGCCACATCATGGGTGACCCGGGCCCCCACCAGGGTGTGGTAAACAGCCCTGCCGACGCCCGCAAGGCGGTGCGCCAGCGCTACAAGGACGGTGCCGACTGGATCAAGATCACCGCGACCGGCGGTGTACTGAGTGTTGCCAAGAGTGGCCAGAATCCGCAGTTTACCGACGAAGAGCTGAAGGAAATTGTCGATACAGCACGCGATTACGGCATGCGGGTAGCGGCGCACGCGCACGGCACTGAAGGCATGCGGCGAGCAGTCGTTGCCGGTGTTGCGTCCATCGAACACGGCACTTACATGGACGACGAAGTCAGACGCCTGATGAAAAAGAACGGCACCTACTTTGTACCGACCATCATGGCCGGTGCCTGGGTTGCCGAAAAAGCCAAGATTGACGGCTTCTTTCCGGAACTCGTGCGTCCCAAAGCCGCTGCCATCGGCCCGCTCATGCTGGACACCTTTTCGAAAGCCTATAAGGCCGGCGTGCCGATTGTTTTCGGCACGGACACCGGCGTTTCACCGCACGGCGACAATGCACAGGAATTCGGTCTGATGGTTGCAGGCGGCATGCCGGCAATGGAAGCCATCCAGTCCGCCACCAGCGTTGCCGCGGATTTTCTCGGAATAGGCGACACGCATGGCCGTCTGCAGAATGGCAAGACAGCGGATATCGTTGCGGTTCCGGGCAACCCGCTTGATGACATCAGCAGCATGGAACGGGTTAGCTTCGTCATGAAGAACGGCGTGGTGCACAAGCAGCCCTGA
- a CDS encoding VOC family protein, whose product MKKIHIAISTDKIDETIADYSARFGVAPCSSVAGEYALWRTEVMNFSVRQDPGCDSGSLRHLGWEDAQATAFTQETDVNGIVWERFSAEQQADEINELWPDTDYQP is encoded by the coding sequence TTGAAAAAAATTCATATCGCGATTTCCACTGACAAAATTGATGAAACGATTGCGGACTACTCGGCCCGGTTCGGGGTTGCGCCGTGTTCGTCGGTTGCAGGTGAGTACGCTCTGTGGCGCACCGAGGTCATGAACTTTTCGGTTCGGCAGGATCCCGGGTGCGACAGTGGATCGCTCCGACATTTGGGCTGGGAAGACGCGCAAGCGACCGCGTTCACCCAGGAAACGGACGTGAACGGCATCGTCTGGGAACGGTTCAGCGCGGAACAGCAGGCCGATGAGATCAACGAGCTCTGGCCCGACACTGACTACCAGCCTTGA
- a CDS encoding DUF3565 domain-containing protein, which yields MQQPITGYHKDDEDHWVAQLACGHFQHVRHNPPLVSRPWVLSDEGRNAMLGFQLNCKKCDTGAPVDAC from the coding sequence GTGCAGCAGCCAATTACCGGGTATCACAAAGACGACGAGGACCATTGGGTCGCGCAGCTCGCCTGCGGTCACTTCCAGCACGTCCGGCACAATCCGCCACTGGTCAGCAGACCGTGGGTTCTGTCCGATGAGGGGCGGAATGCCATGCTCGGCTTTCAGCTCAACTGCAAGAAATGCGATACCGGCGCACCGGTCGACGCGTGTTGA
- a CDS encoding Dph6-related ATP pyrophosphatase: protein MQQKRSSADAEQRVAVLWTGGKDSALALFRAITSGAHVVCLATFAPPAARFLAHPLDMMQLQASALNLPHTVLPVAAPYEQGYELALGQLREQHKVTAVVTGDIAVVDSQPNWIKERCRASGIEACMPLWGIDRESLLQELRTSGFSVMVSCVNTRCLPPSWVGRMLDEPAVDELRTLRLQNGLDLAGENGEYHTVVLDGPGFRQRIRVESGVAATRDEYAYLAGATAVLVDR from the coding sequence ATGCAACAAAAACGCAGCAGCGCCGATGCAGAACAACGCGTCGCGGTACTGTGGACCGGCGGTAAAGACTCGGCACTCGCGCTGTTCAGAGCGATCACCTCCGGCGCTCACGTTGTTTGTCTCGCCACCTTCGCACCGCCGGCTGCCCGCTTTCTGGCGCACCCGCTCGATATGATGCAATTGCAGGCGTCGGCATTGAACCTGCCTCACACAGTCTTGCCGGTTGCTGCGCCGTACGAGCAAGGCTACGAACTTGCCCTCGGGCAACTACGCGAACAGCACAAAGTGACGGCTGTCGTCACCGGGGACATTGCGGTTGTCGACAGTCAGCCCAACTGGATCAAGGAGCGTTGTCGCGCAAGCGGTATCGAGGCCTGCATGCCCTTGTGGGGCATCGACCGCGAATCGCTCTTGCAGGAATTGCGGACAAGCGGTTTCAGTGTGATGGTGTCGTGCGTCAATACGCGCTGCTTGCCGCCGTCCTGGGTAGGCCGGATGCTCGATGAGCCGGCAGTCGACGAGTTGCGGACGCTGCGTTTGCAGAACGGCCTGGACCTCGCCGGCGAGAATGGTGAATACCATACTGTGGTGCTCGATGGTCCGGGGTTTCGCCAGCGTATCCGGGTGGAGTCTGGCGTGGCTGCGACTCGGGATGAGTATGCGTACCTGGCTGGGGCAACCGCGGTTCTCGTCGATCGTTAG
- a CDS encoding TonB-dependent receptor yields MPVLLCAMPLADTLAQQPQAIEEIQVTASRRPLATSKVSAAVTVVASRDIAMQKLATDSLASQLGVFLQQTTVGQGAPIIRGMKGSEVLHLVDGLRLNNAIFRNAPTQYLSLIAPGSIERMEVVRGSPTSLYGSDAVGGVIQVISRLPQFEGDRMQWRREFSIAADTAEQSRSARLSVDGGTRRSAGLLSVAWQEAGNRRIGGGERIAPSSFESYSLRGAWQLRPADDRSWLFDAQFTRQPETPRVDEMVPGFGQTEPSSAEFYFEPNARHFAHLRHTRDNGLWSSDWTIDLGWQRIDDDRRNRDFGSDQRRFEENSSDLFGLSVNASREFGNASWVYGAELYHDEVRSARLERDINTGDVTVLQSRFPDGAKVDQAAVFANVSHDAGTRHTLSGGLRFSQVDIDLPATTLSPAAAIGINDFSADTGWVFRLNDSTRIAANIGYGFRAPNVFDLGTLGDRPGNRFNIPNPTLESERVLQYDIGLRRQTDNWSAELVVYQLDYTDRIQSMLTGEVTTDGREIVQSRNIGRAEVYGFEAGLNWHPAGALSAEFLLNHTRGEQRESDGSVVAGDRMPPLNGRASVYWEINDAFTLKSSLVFADAQRRLSPRDVGDTRINPFGTDGWSTAGVAITWRRDPIWTIDAGVENVLDENYRVHGSGIDAPGINVFLNANAVW; encoded by the coding sequence ATGCCAGTTCTGCTGTGTGCCATGCCGCTGGCGGATACGCTGGCTCAACAACCGCAAGCCATCGAAGAAATCCAGGTAACCGCAAGCCGTCGGCCCTTGGCCACCAGCAAGGTGTCTGCGGCAGTGACCGTGGTTGCCTCCCGGGATATCGCCATGCAGAAACTCGCGACTGATTCGCTGGCGTCGCAGCTCGGTGTGTTTTTGCAGCAAACCACGGTGGGGCAGGGCGCGCCGATTATTCGCGGCATGAAAGGCTCGGAAGTCCTGCACCTGGTGGATGGCCTGCGGCTCAACAATGCGATTTTTCGCAATGCACCGACCCAGTACCTTTCGCTGATCGCGCCCGGTTCCATCGAGCGCATGGAAGTCGTGCGTGGTTCGCCGACCTCTTTGTACGGCAGCGATGCGGTTGGCGGTGTCATTCAGGTGATTTCCCGGTTGCCGCAGTTTGAGGGTGACCGCATGCAATGGCGTCGTGAGTTCAGCATCGCTGCGGATACGGCCGAGCAGAGCCGCTCGGCGCGGCTTTCGGTGGATGGCGGGACGCGCCGCTCGGCCGGTTTGCTCAGCGTCGCCTGGCAGGAAGCCGGTAATCGGCGGATCGGCGGCGGGGAGCGTATAGCGCCAAGTTCGTTCGAATCCTACAGTTTGCGCGGTGCCTGGCAGCTGCGACCGGCAGACGATCGCAGCTGGTTGTTTGACGCGCAATTCACCCGGCAGCCGGAAACGCCGCGGGTTGATGAGATGGTTCCGGGTTTCGGCCAAACCGAACCGTCATCCGCGGAATTTTATTTCGAGCCGAACGCGCGGCACTTCGCGCACCTCCGGCATACCCGGGACAATGGCCTGTGGTCATCCGACTGGACCATCGACCTTGGCTGGCAGCGCATAGACGATGATCGCCGCAACCGGGACTTCGGCTCAGACCAGCGTCGTTTTGAAGAGAACAGCAGTGACCTGTTCGGATTGTCCGTCAATGCAAGCCGCGAGTTCGGCAACGCTTCCTGGGTGTACGGTGCCGAGCTCTACCACGACGAAGTACGCAGCGCGCGGCTGGAACGCGATATCAACACGGGTGACGTGACGGTGCTGCAATCCCGCTTCCCGGATGGCGCCAAAGTGGATCAGGCCGCGGTGTTTGCCAACGTCTCCCACGATGCAGGCACGCGACACACGCTGTCAGGTGGACTGCGCTTCAGCCAGGTGGACATAGACCTGCCAGCGACCACGCTTTCGCCGGCTGCGGCGATTGGCATCAACGACTTCAGTGCCGATACCGGCTGGGTATTCCGGCTGAACGACAGTACCCGCATCGCAGCGAACATAGGTTACGGCTTCCGCGCGCCGAACGTATTTGACCTGGGTACGCTGGGAGACAGGCCGGGCAATCGTTTCAATATTCCGAATCCGACGCTGGAGTCGGAGCGGGTGTTGCAGTACGACATCGGTCTGCGCCGGCAAACCGATAACTGGTCAGCAGAGCTGGTTGTTTATCAGCTGGACTACACGGACCGCATACAGTCCATGCTGACCGGTGAGGTAACTACTGACGGGCGTGAGATCGTGCAAAGCCGCAATATCGGTCGCGCTGAAGTCTACGGGTTTGAGGCCGGATTGAACTGGCACCCGGCGGGCGCGTTGTCGGCAGAGTTTCTGCTGAATCACACCCGCGGTGAACAACGGGAAAGTGACGGCAGCGTGGTGGCGGGTGATCGAATGCCGCCATTGAACGGTCGCGCAAGCGTGTATTGGGAAATCAACGATGCCTTCACGCTGAAGAGTTCGCTGGTCTTCGCCGATGCGCAACGCCGCCTGAGCCCGCGCGATGTGGGTGATACGCGGATCAACCCATTCGGCACTGATGGCTGGAGTACGGCCGGCGTGGCCATCACCTGGCGTCGCGACCCAATCTGGACTATTGATGCCGGTGTCGAAAACGTACTGGATGAAAACTACCGCGTGCACGGCTCCGGTATCGACGCGCCGGGCATCAATGTCTTCCTGAATGCGAATGCCGTTTGGTAG
- the bla gene encoding class A beta-lactamase: protein MNLTALHTTHRFLLASLLLLFTLAACGREQNSPGNDFADLLLTLEQELDGTIGVFAMDTMTGNELAYRADERFAMASTFKSLLVAAVLAEVDAGTLDLEERYGIDGVDMQSYSPVVGKLAPNETISLSELCAAAITISDNTATNMLLELIGGPDELTQFLRRSGDDVTRLDRYETALNSNDKGDERDTTTPRAMTHSMYRLLTSDLLSSASKQRITEWLIASQTGFSRLRAGLPPGWTVGDKTGMGRNGAANNFAIAWPPGRKPVVMTVFMSWSDTDVDTLNVAHARIAAHIAAAFE, encoded by the coding sequence ATGAACCTGACTGCCCTGCACACTACCCATCGCTTTCTCCTGGCGTCCTTGTTGCTGCTGTTCACGCTTGCCGCCTGTGGCCGAGAACAGAATTCGCCCGGCAATGACTTCGCCGATCTGCTGCTGACGCTGGAACAGGAACTGGACGGGACCATCGGCGTTTTTGCCATGGACACGATGACCGGCAATGAACTGGCGTACCGTGCGGACGAACGCTTTGCAATGGCCTCCACGTTCAAGTCCTTACTGGTTGCGGCCGTGCTTGCCGAGGTCGACGCCGGCACGCTGGATCTGGAAGAGCGCTACGGAATTGATGGCGTGGACATGCAATCCTACTCCCCCGTTGTCGGCAAGCTGGCGCCGAATGAAACCATCTCTTTGAGTGAGCTGTGCGCTGCCGCAATCACAATCAGCGACAACACGGCAACCAACATGCTGCTCGAACTGATCGGTGGGCCCGATGAGCTGACGCAGTTCCTGCGGCGCTCCGGCGACGATGTCACCCGGCTGGACCGTTACGAAACCGCGCTGAACAGCAATGACAAAGGCGATGAACGCGACACCACGACGCCTCGCGCGATGACTCACAGCATGTACCGTCTGCTGACCTCGGATCTGCTTAGCAGCGCATCCAAACAGCGCATTACGGAGTGGCTGATCGCCAGTCAGACCGGCTTTTCGCGCTTGCGTGCCGGACTTCCTCCGGGCTGGACCGTGGGCGACAAGACCGGCATGGGCAGGAACGGCGCCGCAAACAATTTCGCCATTGCGTGGCCGCCCGGCCGCAAGCCGGTTGTCATGACCGTGTTTATGTCCTGGTCGGATACGGATGTGGACACACTGAACGTGGCGCATGCCAGGATCGCTGCACACATCGCTGCAGCGTTCGAGTGA
- a CDS encoding acetolactate synthase large subunit, translated as MKASDLLVKCLEEEGIEYVFGVPGEENADFMMSLEQSTRIRFVLTRHEQGAAFMAEVYGRLTGNPAGALSTLGPGATNLITGVADANMDRAPLLALTGQGSTKRLHKESHQIMDVVSLFEPVTKWATSILHPDTIPEIVRKAVRLARTEKPGAVHIELPEDIAKEQSSLPPMKPRRFRRSVPDDKIIDRAFDMLKKAKRPIIIAGNGCIRRRASKQLRLFCEQTGIGVVSTFMAKGCVDMDADYCLYTIGLGSKDRVSLAVDDADLVITLGFDMVEYHPQLWNPNGDKPIIHADFLAAEIDAHYNPQVEVIGDLAHALWMLNERVAKEKALDFDLAAQARCRTAMAADFAEHKDDVTEGSIRPQKALWDARNAMGPHDILLSDVGAHKMWIARHYQCHEPNTCLIPNGFCSMGFALPGAIAAHIVQPDRKVLAICGDAGFLMNVQEMETAKRLNSNIVVMVWADGGYGLISWKQDTEFGTHTDLSFGNPDWLTLAASFGWHGHFVSNSADLEGTLRTALDEQGPSLLVIPIDYRENPLLTRKLGEITSTI; from the coding sequence ATGAAAGCTTCCGACCTGCTGGTCAAGTGCCTGGAAGAAGAAGGCATCGAATACGTGTTCGGTGTACCCGGCGAGGAAAACGCCGACTTCATGATGTCGCTTGAGCAATCGACAAGAATTCGCTTCGTACTTACCCGGCATGAACAAGGCGCGGCCTTCATGGCCGAAGTCTACGGCCGGCTGACCGGCAACCCGGCGGGCGCGCTCAGCACGCTGGGTCCCGGCGCAACCAACCTCATCACTGGCGTAGCCGATGCCAACATGGATCGCGCGCCGTTGCTCGCGCTGACCGGCCAGGGCTCCACGAAACGCTTGCACAAAGAGTCGCACCAGATCATGGATGTCGTGAGCCTGTTCGAACCGGTGACCAAATGGGCCACGAGTATATTGCACCCTGACACGATTCCCGAGATCGTGCGCAAAGCCGTACGGCTCGCACGCACGGAAAAGCCCGGTGCAGTGCACATCGAATTGCCAGAAGACATCGCCAAGGAACAATCGAGCCTCCCACCGATGAAGCCGCGGCGCTTTCGTCGTTCAGTACCCGACGACAAGATAATTGATCGTGCCTTCGACATGCTCAAAAAGGCCAAACGGCCGATCATCATCGCGGGCAACGGCTGCATTCGTCGTCGGGCCAGCAAGCAGCTGCGACTGTTCTGTGAGCAAACCGGTATCGGTGTCGTCAGCACGTTTATGGCCAAGGGTTGCGTCGACATGGACGCGGATTACTGCCTGTACACAATTGGTCTGGGCAGCAAGGACCGGGTATCGCTCGCCGTCGATGACGCCGATCTCGTCATCACGCTTGGCTTTGACATGGTGGAGTATCACCCGCAGCTCTGGAATCCGAACGGTGACAAGCCGATCATTCATGCTGACTTTCTCGCGGCCGAAATCGACGCGCACTACAACCCACAGGTCGAAGTCATCGGCGATCTGGCCCACGCGCTCTGGATGCTGAACGAACGCGTTGCAAAAGAAAAAGCACTCGATTTCGATCTTGCCGCGCAAGCGCGCTGCCGCACGGCCATGGCCGCCGATTTTGCCGAGCACAAGGACGACGTCACGGAAGGCTCGATTCGCCCGCAAAAAGCATTATGGGATGCCCGCAATGCAATGGGGCCGCACGACATTCTCTTGTCCGACGTCGGTGCACACAAAATGTGGATTGCCCGCCATTACCAATGCCACGAGCCCAACACCTGCCTGATACCCAACGGCTTTTGTTCGATGGGCTTTGCCTTGCCGGGCGCGATCGCCGCGCATATCGTGCAGCCGGACCGCAAAGTGCTCGCGATCTGCGGCGACGCCGGCTTCCTGATGAACGTGCAGGAAATGGAAACGGCGAAACGTCTCAACAGCAATATCGTCGTGATGGTCTGGGCAGACGGTGGTTACGGATTGATTTCCTGGAAGCAGGACACCGAGTTCGGCACGCACACGGATTTGTCATTTGGCAATCCCGACTGGTTGACGCTTGCCGCGTCGTTTGGCTGGCACGGCCACTTTGTCAGCAACAGTGCCGACCTCGAAGGCACGCTGCGCACCGCACTGGATGAACAGGGACCGAGCCTGCTGGTTATTCCCATCGATTACCGGGAGAACCCGCTGCTGACCCGCAAGCTGGGTGAGATCACTTCAACTATTTAG